Below is a window of Rhipicephalus sanguineus isolate Rsan-2018 chromosome 9, BIME_Rsan_1.4, whole genome shotgun sequence DNA.
TATCATGGAATCGTTAAGGTGTCCACCAAGACGCGAAGCATGGCATGCGAATGACAAGGCGATTTTAAAGGGCCTCATAACCCTATCGCGTCCCATTCCTAAATTCGAGCCTTAAGCGGCCTCCATGCACAAAGTCACATACACTATATTAGTGTGGACATATGAATAGAAGAAAATAAGAGCGTCAGAAAGTCGGACGAGGACAAAGGTGCGCGTGCGCTTAAGTAAAAGAGCGGACGATAAGCTTCGAAATCGTGTTTTTATATCCGCCTTATATTTTGTTAGTCTAAcagagtgggtaggtgccaataaATCATGGCGTATCACAGACATCAACGTCCTAATCATGAAAGGATGACATATCTACAATTCGACCAGTTTAAACAACAGTTAAACGCAGTAAGGGTCCAAGGACGGAGCGTCGCGGTTCTTCAAATGTGAGAAATAATTTGCACACGTTACGACCTTAGCAGTACGCTGGGTTCTGTTACAACAGAAGCATTTGATCTACCACAATAAATTTGGGTAAATGTTTAGGATGTAAAAGCAAACGGTGAGAAACGGCACCGAAGGCGTTGTTAATCAAAGGCAGCCAATTTATTAACTTCTATTAGTACAACCAATTTCTTTCCTGGTTGCCGTGATACCGAGCAGGTCGCCGACAAGTGGTCTGCGGCACCTTATCGTTTGGAACGAATATTTTTGGCCATATTGAGGATCTTTAGGTTGACTTGTTTGTTGGCATCCTCCAAAACCTCTATCAGCATCTTGGCCCTGAACCCCTTCGTTATGAACGACGAACGTGTGCAAAAGCCCCCCTCCCAATGAACTGCAGTTTATCCTATCTTTGTGCTAGCTGACATTTTATTCGCTCGAACTCCTTTATTTCATCAGCCCACCTAACTGGGTGTCCTTCGACAGGGAATCGTAGACTTCTTACCACACCACCCAATCGCATCACCACAAAATAAGCGCGCGCAGGTTTGTCTAGTAAGGGGGGAGGGGATGGAAGTGGGCGAAGTTTCATCGCAGTGACCTCCCCCATATTCCTAAATCCCTCCCACTGAGGCCCTTACTTGCACCACATAGCGCAAAGACAGGGTATTAGAGCGGGAGGGTGACACAATCTATACCCCCCCTTCCTGCACCGTGCGGGAACGCCTATGGTGACAATGTAACCAAATAGGCGAAAACGTGTAATGGGCCGCAAAGGATTCCGTTTTATTCAAGCCGCCGTAAAATTCTATGATTTTGCCGATGTAGAATTTGAAATTTGGTAAGTGTCGCCAGGAGGAATTCGCGACGATTACATGGCTGTGATGGCAGCAGCAATCACTTGGAGAAGCGTGCAGTTTTGCGTCTGTCACAACGCGATGCACTCTCGGCGATTTCAAAAAGTCGGGGGTGAACCTCCTGGCCGACGTCTTGAAGGTGGCAGACGAGCTCCTTTGCGTGACGCGCGTCGTCCGGATCTAGGAAGGCGTACGCCGTTCCTGATCCGTCGCAGAGCGACGCGTAGTTCACGCGGTTCACATAGATGTCCGAGCTCGCCGGTCGGTCGTAGTGGACGACGAAGCGCACGCGGTCAACGTCCAGCAGCTGAGATGCAACGTCGGTCACCACCAGAATGTTCAAAGAGTCCGACTTGAACACGTCCAGCGCCCACCGTCGCTCGTCCCTCGTCTTCCCGCCGTGGATGCCGACGGCGGACCAGTCGCGGAGCCTTAACTCGAGCACGGTCTCATCCGCCCTCAACCTAGTCTCGACAAAAATGATGACCTTGTCCTCTTTCTCCCTGAGGATATCCTCTAACAAGACAACGAGCCGGTCCAGTTTCCGTGCTTTTTCGTAGACAATGACTGTCTGCTCGATCCGCTGGTTCTCTACGAGCTTACTGTGCCCGATGCTAACCTGGACGTAGTCCTTGAGCAAGTAATCGGCAAGGTCACCAACATTTCTCGATCCAGAGTTGGCCAGTATGAGCGTCTGGCGATCTGGTCGGAGGAGGGCCGCGACGGCGCGAAGCGTTTTCTCGAAGCCCATCGCCAGCATTCGGTCAGCTTCATCCAGCACCACAAGCGTACAGCTGCTAATGTTCACCTTCCCGTCCTCCAAGAACGAGAGGAGACGGCTAGGCGTCGCGATCCAAATTCCGTAACTCGCCTTCTTAAGCCTCTTCAGCTGCCTTTCCTTCCAATCACCCGAGCACAGGCATACCGAATGAACATGGGTGTACTTCTGCAAGTCCGAAACCAGCCGTTGAACTTTCTCCGCCCCCTCGCGTGTCGGAATGAGTACGAGCACAACGGGACCTTTGCCAGTCGATGGCTTTGGCTGGTTCATGACGTGGACAACGGCCGGAAGAAGGTAGGCCTGCTCGCTGGCTTCGGTTCGGCTGTGTATGATGGCGAGGAGGTCCCTGCCGTGGAGTGCCACGGGCCAGCACTGCGACTGCAGGGCGGTGAGAGGACCGTAGTCGAGCACGTATGCGGCTTCGGCAACGCATTCTGGGAAGTTGGCTTCGTACAGTCGTAGAATGGGAGTCGGAACTGCTCGTCCTCTGACGGTGACGTTGTTCGCCTTTCGAAACTCGTTCATCTCTGTCTGTGTCCGCCTTGCCGTCGCGAAGTGTTCTCGGTAGAAGAATTTGGCGAAGGACGGAGATTGGTTCTCAGGCGCGGGCAAAGCAGGCCGCAGTTGGCTCTTCGGCACTGGCGGTGGGATTCCAAAAGTGTGTAACCATATGGTATAAGATGCATTAAGCCTGTCTCCAAACGGCAAATAGTATTTGTATGTTCTTATCTTTTCCAAAAGGTCCGACGTCTCCATAGGCGTGTAGTCCCAGAAGATGTTGACTCCCGTCGTGTCTTGCATACCGGTGAGTCCATTGACTCCATTGGGCCCATTCATGTCGTTGACGTTTCAATTCACGCCACAGTGTCGTCAAAGGATTTTCTTGGTAATCTTGTATGGATGCGGCAGCGTCCAGCCGAGCCCCGCCTACGGAACGAGACATAAACCACCCGTGCGCTTCGTaacgatgatgattatgatgacctACATCCCTGTCTCTCACCCACTCCGGTGGATTGGCCAGACTGCGTATCGTAACATTTCGATAATAAATTCAAGATTTCTTATTATTAAAAAACTTagataaaaatagaaagaaaaaaaaggaaataatagCTCATATAATAACGAAGGTGTACCATATAGAGCAGACCAGACAGCTGTAATATTTTGACCAGAACAATTTTCTACGAATGTCTTAGATTTTGACACATTTTTAATTACTTTGCGATAATTTAAATCAAGTAGAGATTGAAATTGAATACCTTTAGCAGCTTGATTAAAACTGCAAACCGCATGGAAGGCATCCCTGTGGCAATGTCCCAAAACGGAGGCACCGATGCTTAGCACAATTTCTGCAGTTGAGTTTAAACCTACTATGGGAGACGTGATAACTAACAGTATTTTTCTTTGTAATGACTATATACGACATTTCAAAACAAGTATTGTTCAGTAATGTCTATTCGCAGAATTGACCGAGGggcgatatcgccagaccagccctttGTAAATAAAAGTCCTGTGGGGGGACACGACATCGCTCTCAGCGCAGCAAAGCAAGAATAGTCCGATACATGAACACCTCTAGTGTCCAGAATAGGACAATCTAGTTACAAGCGAGACGGTTAGAGACTAGACTGAATTTATTTGCAATTTATATTTCttgtacatttgtatatgttTTGAGTGCCATGTTTTTCGTTTGATATATGTTTTGTGTGCTGTACCCCGAGTTTTGTCTGAGTTCATCCTCCGCAACAACCCGAGTCCGTGACACTATATCTGATCGCTCTTATATATTCGATTGCTGGAAGTACTGACATTATTGGTGCATCCAGCGATGATCGCTCTAGGAAATGGGTCATTTCGTTTAATTGTAATCCACAGTGACCTAAAGCCCAATTAATTTTAAAAGCTTCAGCTGTGGCGGCACTAATGTGCGGCATCTCATTAGGGCTTGTGAGTTATCAGAAGCTGTAAGAGCTCTACATACCTAAACAGAATCTGTTATGATGATCGCACTGATTTTATGCAAAGGGAATTTTCGCAGCGCCAGAATTATAGCCATGAGCTCAACTTGGCAGCGTGAAATCTGGCAGGAGCGAGATCTGGCAGCGTCACGAATATTGGTCAGCAAAGCATATGGGAGGCATTTTTTATGCCTGCCTTTCTATCGGTCGCGGAAGCATCTGTGGCTAATAGGTTATTTGTTTGTGCATGTACTAGCTAACCTTCTAACCTGAGAAATTATAATTTACATTTCGGAGAGAAAATCTCATCTTATTCAATCTGTTATTCTGATTTGAGCCATTAGTTTCAATAATCTTCCAAATGTCCAGATTTATTCGCAATGTCCATAGACTGTCGCTCCGTCAAGCGGAATACAGGAGCATCCTCCcaaggagggttagtagacgacaaaatggcagcactacgcagtagctcccttgttcggctgtgctagcctcagtgttaacgcgctggcaagaaaggaacaggaCGGCTTCGCATGCTCCCTGCATCAGGGAACAAACCccgccctccgtgacacgagaaatctgattcgttcttgcgagacgcgaaggtttcgtgaaaatacgtggcaacccGCGCTTtcagtcacggccacaatgcaCGCCCTTTGGCCAACTGCtcctgtacttcaccggtaccttccgaacggcatttTTGTTTGACATATTTTTCGCAACGTcaaattcttcgacgttgcgaaaatcatacgtgtgcattcttttcgatattcatgtttcgattgtGCGGATGAAACCTGCAGCATGCGAGTGatgtgaattgcacacggctagagtctgagcaCGGCtttgacacaagcgctactgaatggggtgttaaatgcttgtgttccgttgaagacgtaactccgcgttcccgactgcgcaagtaatgacgacggcgtattatctttgcaaaccatcaccacgttaaacgtgcggtcccgtgcagcagcgatggcgctactcgctgtcggcctactactgcggcaaatccgtcaggcaggctcggtacgtactacctcggagtgccgttcagctcatacgtcaattctagttcatgcggTTTTATGTTGGTTTTATGTtacacgcacaggatttcgcaaagcatcgttatgcacggtaacggatcTGAAATATAATCTTTCACACCTCAGCAAATAATTTGGTggcgagcacttagcactttcTACGGtatgggaaagtattttggtctcatatccatttcagtgcagctcatgacttcatccggtgaaagtggcacggggccgtacgtccgcacgtcctatctgttcctatgctaacaaaacGGGTTGActctcctccgggcgccatcttgaatcgcacagcgcgccacctatagttcgcgggcattgcgaatactgtcCAGTTTCTTTTGTGCAAATTATCTGGGATGTTCGAAACCGTGTTCAATGAGCGAGAGGAGAGAGAGATGATTTATGAGAAGGGAGAGAGGTCGGCCTGACGTAGTGTTCTGTAGCCTGGTACTCTGGACAGGGTCACTGATGAGTAGAGTAGAGCAGATCCTTGAAACTTCTGGCACGCACCCACGCTGGGGGTTGGGTAAGAACCGAAAATACttttgcagcgtgttgctcaagcacaaagacgtaacagctgcgatagttgttagttcacgcttctCCTGTGCatacttgtgcgttcttttcgggcttCCTTCTTCGTGCTTCAGCGGCGTGCTGCATGTAtcaagctgcttgtcgttcttcgtgtgacattccaatttcttggtatcgcattcattgcttcacccttgtggcgaaactgaatTGTGTTCGTCGCTTCTCCTTCTCTTCCACGGTGTCCCCCTGGCGGCCAACCCAAAAGCAGTTTGAATCAAGGAAGATTTAAATTTGGTATGAACTATATAAATACAAATTTAGAAATAAACGAAACTGTCGTATTGGCAAAGCACAGCCTCCATCGAGCCGCACTTTTGGTAAATAATGCAAATAATAGTTGGCATGAAAAAAGACATGGTCCCGCTATTCAGAATGGGTGTACACTTTGGACTCCGGAAACAATACAACAACAGCACAACGAACAGATCGAAATGAATGAAATTAAAATGTTCAGTTAAGCAATACTGTTGACGTATTATTATGCACTAATCCGGCATTGCGATTtttcttcgtcatttttttttgtggctaCTGTCACTATGATATTTCTGTTTTGCCGCAATGCTATTCTGTCGTCAGTATTGtatttttcaacagcgaagcgGTTTTTTGCCCAGGTTTTCAACGGACAATCGTGGTAACGCTGTTCGCAGCTCCTAGCGCGTCAGTGCCACATATGCTGGGCAAGTCCCAAACCACCCCTCAGATCCACAAAAAATGAAGAGGCAGTCTATaactagcctagcgggtatgtgccacagaaattttgtAATCTCCACTACTaatcactggttcactaaaaatgaagaagctgcgCCGGGGAAACGCCGCTAGAGGGTGCGGATTCGCTCCACACGGTCACAAGGAATCACCCCACATGGTCAACTACATTACGAAGCACTATCAACTCGGTAGGAGTGTCTATCCCCCGGCCCACACCAAGCTCTCCAGGCCTCCATCTTCCACCCTTCACATGCTGCAGACTGGGACCTATTCCAGCCTAGGCAGGGTCAGCAGGTACGCTGACTCGTTCGACCCCCATTGCCCGGATTTCGGAGATCCCTGCTGCACTTTAGAGCACAAGCTTTGGCGTTGTCCCTCGTTACGGGACCACGATCATCTCACCAGGTAAGAAGAGTGGTAGGAGCCGTTCAAGAGCTCTGACGTCGCCGCTCagctacgggctgtccagagggctcgCGAGGCGGCGGTCAAGCACGGCATgcctgtcccgacgtgggagctgcCCACGGCGGCTCCTCCCCCGTAAGGGGACCTACCGATTCACGCCTCAGGACCTTAATAAAGATAATTGTCTCTCTGTGTCTCCAATTAAGTAGCcttgcgggtatgtgtcacacagATTGGGCAATCCCCACAAATCATCTccggtctactaaaaatgaagaagctgacTACAACTACCCTGAAGCTACCGCAGACCGCGTACTATGCAATACGAGCGAAATCGGCATTTGTATGCTGGCCGGAGGCAAACGTATGTGATCCAGAAGCCTGGCGGTCTTACTCAAAACTTCGTCGATGGGTAAAGTCGTACACTTCCCGCAATAAGTAGCTGCTCGTCGGGAGCTTCAACGGGAATTGGCTCGCGAACGGCAATGACGACGTCGTTTGATCCAGAAGACCGTGCAAGAGATGCCGCAACCTAGCGCAAGCGGAGGGCAGAAGCTCTAGATCTTCGAATGAGAACAGCTGAGGTTAGGCGTGAACAGCTTGCATCGGACGCTGACTGCAAAACGAGGCAGGCCCAAGGGCGGATAGCACTTAACTGTTTCATCAGTTAAGTGTTAGCACGTGGAtaaaggtccgattcccggcgtGGACGAAGGCAAAACTTAGGAGGGagtattgcgcaatgcgataggtagaaagaaagaaaagtagtaggccGTGCAAGCACACGCCAAGCTTGCCCCCATTTTGCCGATATGGGAACTGCttgttattttttattgcgatagtgaTGATACAGACGCTGTCGGCGAGTTTTCGCCGTCGCTAGGCTTTTGCCGTCGACGCGTAAAAATTACTCAGCCACGAATGAATAGAACATATCCTCCAACATTCtatcggcgagctatttatatacaccattaccGCTGGTGTTCCGCAGACCTCCGAGGTGCTTCAGCGTAGGCCTTTTCACTATCGCCCTCGAGATGACCCAAAGGACCGAAGTGCTCGCTTTAAAGCACGTCGCCCGATCgtctttcgccggagttgggctgCGCTAGTACGGTCCTGTAGTTTGGCCTACAGGACGAGGTCGCCCATACACGCATGGTCATCTATTCAGGGAGGTTCAACAGATCGCTCCTAGCTTCGTGCGTGTTGTGCTTTCATCTCTAAATTTGCGTTGAAGACATAGACCATACGAAGAGCACTTCTctcgctgcagcagccacgcTTGCTAAAGGATTGAGCTACTAGCCTTTCTTTGTAGGATATTCCAGTTTGTTGCCATCACATTCAATGCCGCagccttgcgacgaaactgtgacttttcttgtcCGCACATCAAGTCCCTTCGCTTTCGAGTTCCTTGTATCCTCCAACAATAAACATCCCACAAATAAAATAATATCCTTAAATCGTGAGGGCAAATATTATcaataaaataaaagcaaaatGCGAAATATAGCAGTTATTTCGAGATCTCGTGACGGCTTTCGAGATCTCGTGACAGATTCGACTCCAAACGGGACGAAGACTATTTGTCTTTATTCGCACATATGGAGATTAATGCCGTTCTGTTTCATCACCTGATTATATTTTAACTGCCATGTACTTATCACAGTTTTCAGCCTTTCTTTCAGGCCTAAAGCTGATATTTAAATGTTCAATCAGTAATCCTACCTGCTCGATAATATTCCGGAATCCTGCACGCATCGTATCTGAAAGCCTCGGTGTTGAAATTGAAGATTCGGAGACACAATAATGTCAATGAACGATGTAATGGTATTGGCAGCAAGACCCTGTGGTGTAATAGTGCAAGAATTCGGCACCTCGACACAATAGTAAGAAAGAAAATTTTGAAAATTGGGACGATAAATTTGACTGCCTCGTTCTTGTACTAGAAAGTGTATTGCGCATTAAGCGAGGATTCATTTCGTTAATTACATTTCGTTCATCCTCGCGGATACACATGGTATGGTTTCAATACTCTGCGCACACGGGCCTTGTCGCGCGAAGCAACCGCGCATGCAGCGCTCGCCGCCACCAGCAAGAACAACAGGCTAAACAGCTGCCTACCGAATGCAGTCAATGCGTCATGAACGTTCTCGCCTTAACCGTATACCACAACGTGTGAGCTTGTTTTCGGAAACGCTCACGTGTGGCGCAACGAGCGCCGGCAGCAACGGGCTCCGAGTATAGCGTTTCAATCACATAGTATTCCACAGTGTGCCGCGTCTCGAGAGCCACGCTCATGGAACAGAGGACACAGTACACACCGTAGTGCAAAGTAGACGTGGACAATTCTCGTGAACTTTTACACAATGGCGAGCCCGCCAACCGAATCTTAGAATAACTTCCGTAACATGCCGAAAAACGCAATATGAGACTAATAAAACACACAAGCAACATGACACACAATGTAACGCGAAGTTCGATTCCCCACAAATGTCCGCGGGGCCGTGCCCCCCGACATCCCCCGAGGGCCGACTGTGCACGGGCAATCCCAAGCAACAACGAAAAGAGACAAAGCTCACCTCGTCATAACTACGCGTAACCTCACTCCCGCCAGGTGGCGCCACCTCGGGAGCACAGCACCAGCCCTCTCTTGACGGTGACTAAGCTAACTATGACGCGCGAGCGCCGTGAGGGGAAAATGACTTTACAGGGGTCTAAAGCAGGATAGCGGGCCCACAAGTGTCGTTCACTGTTACGATGAAGACGGCTCGCGTGGCTAGAATGGGCTAGAACTTCTAGCGTGGCCGCTCTCCACGGAGCTCCATGGCATCTTTCGCGGCCACGCATCGTGTCGAAGTGGTGGAGGCGCGAGTTCCCATCGCTCTTTCTGTACTACAGCCAAGAAAGAGCCCCGCAACGGCCATGGTGGCTACTACGGAGCGACGCACTCAAGTGCTGTAGCAGACCACGCGATGTATCTTCCGTGGGtccctctgcgcatgcgccgctacgcTTAGATGTGCGGCCACTCCGAGTGCAGTTGCGCTCCGGGGAGCGCTGCCACGCAGAACCGTGTTCACATAACAGAGGACGGCACTTACATGTCCACCGAACAGTGATAGTTGCAGGCAGACACCGATGGACTGTGAGTGCGTTTCACGTTGAGGAACATCAAGCGGTCGAAACAaatatggcgtgcctcatagGCTGGGATGACGCGCCATGGTAACTTAGCAGGTAACGTGTTGCGTTGCAAATATCCAGGGCGCGGGTTCTATTCAGATTGACAGCTACACATATTATTTCGCGAGATATGGCAGCATGGGGTCACACTGGTGTAATACGTCTTTTCATGCGTACTGTCATGACGTGGAGCACCACACTATGCGCATGCGCCGTGCGTATCTCGATGGCATGCGCTAATGCTTCTGCAGTAGAGCATATGCCCATTGATATGCGCACGTTATTACCTCAAAAAATTCGCCTGCACCCTTAGTGCCATCGTTGGAAACGGGTGCCTACTAGTGACACATACGGCGACGTTCATCTGTGGCCGACAAAGCAGCATTTCGACCGTGTTTTTCGATGCTGCGCGGTAGTCGCAACGCAGTCCTAGGTGCAAGCCGGGCGGCCATACGTCAACGCGATGGCAGGTGAACTTCCATTGAACACGTCAATTAAATTACACGTGAATGTGTGTTGacggacccgccacggtggtatagtggttatggtgctagactgctgtcccgaagctcgcgggttcgagtccggccgcggcggcggcatttttcgatggaggcgaaaatgctggaggcccgtgtacttagattgaggggcacgttaaagaacttcagctagttcgaatttccggagccctccactacggcgtccctcataatcatatcctggcttCGGGACTTAAAACCTTCACAATTGTTAATATGTGTAAGCGTTTTGCTTTATCATGTCGAGTTGTTTTACTTTGCAGCCGTGGCAAGCTAACACGGTCGGGAAAGacgccgcaaaaggcaaaacaaCCTTTGTTCACGATGTCAGCTGGCAGCAGTGACGCAGCAGTTCAGAGAAGCCCTGCAACAACAATGCGGGAGAGTGGGAGGTGAGTTGGACGAGTGTTTCTGTCACTAAAGTTTGTTACAG
It encodes the following:
- the LOC119405599 gene encoding probable ATP-dependent RNA helicase DDX5, which gives rise to MNGPNGVNGLTGMQDTTGVNIFWDYTPMETSDLLEKIRTYKYYLPFGDRLNASYTIWLHTFGIPPPVPKSQLRPALPAPENQSPSFAKFFYREHFATARRTQTEMNEFRKANNVTVRGRAVPTPILRLYEANFPECVAEAAYVLDYGPLTALQSQCWPVALHGRDLLAIIHSRTEASEQAYLLPAVVHVMNQPKPSTGKGPVVLVLIPTREGAEKVQRLVSDLQKYTHVHSVCLCSGDWKERQLKRLKKASYGIWIATPSRLLSFLEDGKVNISSCTLVVLDEADRMLAMGFEKTLRAVAALLRPDRQTLILANSGSRNVGDLADYLLKDYVQVSIGHSKLVENQRIEQTVIVYEKARKLDRLVVLLEDILREKEDKVIIFVETRLRADETVLELRLRDWSAVGIHGGKTRDERRWALDVFKSDSLNILVVTDVASQLLDVDRVRFVVHYDRPASSDIYVNRVNYASLCDGSGTAYAFLDPDDARHAKELVCHLQDVGQEVHPRLFEIAESASRCDRRKTARFSK